A genomic window from Paenibacillus sp. FSL K6-0276 includes:
- a CDS encoding phosphoglucomutase, which produces MGYPEQIDIFQEKLNKKANGGSYVIEERLPLVNGVYSGPLAHDNINNQTIAVYTGSQYSGIELRNFTVSFPDEAPWRRLIKIFAEVPEVYVTYETPGDTVEAEDINGLQVSLTAVQTEIERYKNKGQIDGGSFRREV; this is translated from the coding sequence ATGGGTTACCCAGAGCAAATTGATATTTTTCAAGAAAAGCTTAATAAAAAAGCAAACGGTGGCAGCTATGTTATTGAAGAGAGATTACCGCTTGTAAATGGTGTTTACAGTGGCCCTCTAGCACATGACAACATTAATAACCAGACTATTGCGGTGTACACGGGGTCACAGTATTCCGGGATCGAGCTTCGCAATTTCACTGTGTCTTTTCCGGATGAGGCGCCCTGGCGGCGGTTGATTAAGATTTTTGCTGAGGTACCAGAGGTATATGTGACTTACGAAACCCCCGGCGATACGGTTGAAGCAGAGGATATTAACGGTCTGCAGGTGAGTCTTACCGCTGTCCAAACTGAAATAGAGCGTTATAAGAACAAGGGCCAGATTGACGGAGGATCATTCAGAAGAGAGGTGTAA